Within the Methanobacterium sp. BRmetb2 genome, the region CAATGATTACCAAACGTCCATCAAGTTTTAAAACACGATGGATTTCACCAAATAACATCTCCCCATGCTTAGTCAGATCAATTGAATGGAGAACTGTGGAAATAAAACAAACATCAATACTGTTATCTTCTATAGGTAGTGGGCAGGTCATATCAGATACTATGGCCTTAATATTTTTAAATCCCTCAGAATAAGCTTTTTCTCTTAGATTATTTATTAATTCCTTTTGAATATCCAGTGCATATACTACTCCAGAATCGCCGACAATCTTGGAGGCATGGATAGAATAATCCCCTGTTCCACAACCTATATCCAAAAAATAATATCCTTCTTTAAGTTTTAGTTCACCAAAAACAAGTTCAGGGTCCTGCACCCAGAAACTAGTTGGTCTTCTTTTTTGTCTATTTTTCATATTAGAGGACTCATGGCCATATTGGTTTTTACACAGCCGATTATTACTCATATTATACCTCCTTGGTTGATATAAATTATTATTGGCATTGTTCACCCATTCACTCCTTATATTTTAAAAAAGTTGGTTATATGTAGATACCAGATCTATTCATGGAAACTATAAGCAATTTTTTGAATTTTATCCATTTATTGCTTAAAATTTTCAGTTAAAAATTTATTCATGATCTGAATTTCCTTGATTTCTGTTATAAGTTCCTCGCCTTTAAGTCCAGCCAGTGAAAGTTTGGTATCTGCTGGAATAGCCGCAATGATCATATCTTGATCAGTGATGGACTCCCGTAGGAATTGTTCATTGGTTTCATCAACTTTATTCAGGACAAAATAGACTGGTTTGCCTATGCTACTACTCAATTCAACTACTTTTTCTGACAGTTTCATGGACTCAAAGGAGGGGTCGACTATCATGAGGATGGCGTCCACATCTTTTTCAATAGCTCTTCCAAAGTGTTCGATACCAGCTTCAGTATCAATAATAACCACTTCATTGGAATTCAAACTCAAATTGCCAATAAACTCCTTGGCCAGCATTCCCATTGTGCAGGCGCATCCTTCACCCACCTCATGAATTTTTCCAATAGCAATGAGCTTTATTCCATTTTTTTCTGAGAAATAAGCCGGGGGAATATTAGAAATAGTCCATTCCTCATCAAAAAATGATATTGATTCCCAGTCAGGTGTTGCATCCATGATTTTTTTCAAAGCAGCATCTTTACCACCAACATAATTGGTGAAATCTTGGGGTAGTTCAACCCCCAATTGCCGGTGAAGACCAAAGTTTGATTCGTCCGTATCAATTACAAGAACACTGTCACCTTTTTTTACAAAAGATTTTGCTAGGAGCGCTGCAATGGTACTTTTACCACTGCCTCCTTTTCCACATATAGCAAGTTTCATATTTTATACCTCTTTGATTTCTGTCTTAATCCACAAATCATATCCTAATCACAATTAGTGATAAGTAATAACCATATAAATATTTCGATTTCGAACTGTTCATTTTTGATATATTAATATTATTATATTATACTGTATAAAATGGAAAATTTGAAAATATGATACACCATTAAGAATCAACAAACAGGAAAAAGTAAAAATAGACCTTTAAAATTATAAAAACTCTAAAAAAACAAGAATGAGGGATAAATCCAGAATATTTAAGGGCAAATAAATAGAATTATAAATTGAAAATTTAAATTAAAATTTTTGGTTCTAATTCAAATTCTTAATCTCCAATATTTATTGAAAAATACATAGTTTCAATTGTATAGATATTCTAATTAAGTAATAACTAAACTGTTCAAAATCAGATATTTATATACCCTCCAGTTATAATTATATCATGGCTGGATTATGGAAATTTGTATCAATTGATGGAAAGGAAATACGCTTATTAACCTTATTCATTTTGCACTCGTTAAATGAAAAACCAAGATCAGGCTATGACTTGTTAAAATCTATGAGTGAAAGGACTGGTGGTGGTTGGACTCCGAGTAAAGGAACTATTTATCCTCTCTTAAAACAATTAGAACAAGAAGGATTAATACAAGTGTCATCAATTGGTAAACGTTCAAAAACAATTTATGAAATTACCCCCCAAGGAAAAAAATTATTATATAATATTAGAAAAGTCAGAAAAGAATCCAGAAAAAAATTTTGTAAATTCAGGGATCTGTTTCTTGAGATGTTTGGCGAAGAAAAAACCATGTTCAATGAATTAACTTTCAAAATAGAAAGAATAACTGAAGAAATTCCTGTTGAAAAGGAAGAACAAGCAGTTAAAGTTTTAAAAAAATGTATTTCAAACTTGAAAAACCTTGAATAAACAAGATGTATTTGGTTTTTTAAAACTAAATAGAACTAAAAACAATTAATATTCCCCTTTGACAAAAATACAAAAATTATATAATAAATAAAGTTATAAACTATTTAATGTAAACTTTTGTTCTGATCAATTCTGTTTTAGAGATTAAGAAGTTTTGATCAATCTACAATTAATTATCTGGGCCCGTAGTCTAGTCAGGATAAGACGTGGGACTTCGGATCCCAAGATCGGGGGTTCAAATCCCCCCGGGTCCGCTTATATATCTTTATATAAGTTAAAAACTATTTTTAAATTATAATTAAGAAAATTAGAAAATAAATAGATATTAATGTTTTTATAAATCATACTATTCTTGGAGGGAATAAATTACTTTAAAGCATTTTCAATGAAATTTTTAAGTCTAATTATACTAATTTAGAGGGTCTTAAATGATTAACTTTCAGAGAAAAATAGATTATAATCGTTTGAATGAAATTATCCGATTATTTGCCAAATATAAATTCCATAACTTGTTGGGAGAATCAAAATTAAAAGGATCTTTTTGGAGGGGCCTCTTCAAAAGATATGATGCAGATATTGATCTTGATGCATCGGCCCCTGAACGGTTAAGAATGGTTTTTGAAGAGTTAGGTCCTACTTTTGTTAAATTGGGGCAGATGTTGAGTACCCGGCCTGATCTGGTTGGGCACAAGATGGCAGATGAATTCGCTAAACTTCAAGATGATGCTAAACCATTTGATTTTAAAATAGTAAAATCAACAATTGAAAAAGAGCTTGGAAAACCGTTAGATCTACTTTTCTCAAATTTTAACTCTGAGCCTGTTGCTGCAGCATCGATTGGTCAAGTTCACCGGGCATTTCTTATAGATGGTACCGAAGTGGCAATAAAGATACAAAGACCCGGTATTCAGGAAATTGTGGATAAGGATCTGGTGATAATGCATCATATGGCGGGACTTATTAACAAAACCATTCCCAGTATGCGCATCTTCAATATTCCTGTAATCGTTGATGAATTTGAAAAATCTATTACTAAAGAGATGGATTATCAATTGGAAGCAAGAAATACCCAAAATTTTGGTGCTAACTTCGCTAATGATGAAGGTATTTACGTTCCCCGTATTTTTTCGGATTATTCAACTTCTCTGGTTTTAACCATGGAGTTCATGCATGGCAATAAAATGGTAAATGTTCTGGATAATCCAGATGGGTTTGACGATAAGCTTCTGGCTAAAAGAGTTGCTAAATCTTACTTTAAACAGATTTTAGAGGACGGATTTTTCCATGCAGACCCTCACCCTGGAAACATGTATGTTTTAGAGAATAATGTACTTTGTTATATAGATTTTGGGATGATGGGCCATATTGATAATGAATTTATGGCAAATCTAGGCGAACTATTTATGCATGCCATTGATTATAATGCGGATGCTGTGATCAACCAATTAATCTACATGCATATTATTGACCAAACTGTTGATCGACAATTACTTAAAAGGGATATTATGGACGTTTTTGATCGTTATTATGGGGCGAGTCTTCAAGAAATGCGTTTAGGTAATATCATGAAAGATCTGGCTATACCATTAATTTACAAGTACCAAACCCACATACCACCAGAATTTACTCTTATAATACGTTCTGTATCCCTTATAGAGGGAGTAGCCTACTCACTTGATCCAGAATTTGATGCCACCAATGTATTGAAACCAATGGTTAAAAAAATACTCCTTAAAAAGATCAGTCCAGAAAATATTGTTGAATTTTTCAAAGAAAACATGTTTGAACTTGAACACCTAGTTAAAAACCTGCCTAGGCATGTAAACCTACTTATGGGAAAGATTGAGGAAAGTGAAATTAAAATCAAATATTCAGAGGAATTTTCGGATAATTTAGAGAGAATAAGTAATAAAATTGTGGTGGCCATTATAATTGCTGCACTTCTTTTGGGCTCATCATGGATAATACAAATTGATAAGGGCCCTATGATATTTGAAATGCCGATTTTAGGATTTTTAGGATTTGCTGCAAGCGGAATTTTGGGATTGGGTCTAATTATTTATATTGTCCGTTTTAAAAATATTTAATTTATCTTTTTATTTTTATTGATGTTTTTATTCAATTATATAGATTTAAGTATCAGTTTTTGCAATATCCAGAAGCCCTTCACTGTTTTTTATGAGTTTACCTTCCCTCACCAATTTTTCAACCACAGCTTTTAGTCTTTTTGCAATGTTCCCCCGGGTGGATTTAAATCCAAGAAGTCTGGAAGCTTTTTTAATTAATTCATCCTCATCAGTTGCGAATTGATTCATTATAACCATATATATTGCTTTTTCAATCTCTAAATCACTTATTAAATCAATTTTAGGCTTTATATCTCCCCTTCTACATCTAACCATTACTTCTTTACCATTAGAAAATAAAAAGCCATCTATTATGGTAAGTTGACCATCCTGCTCAGCAAGTTGTGCTGAAGTAGCAATTACTTCTTTTATTTTTTTTCCGGCCCTTTTTAAACCCCAGAGAGTGCGCAGCCTCCTAACTACTTCCTCCATATGGATAGGGGATTCAACTTCTACAACCTGACCTAATCCTCTGGTTACCTGGGCCAGGTTATTCTCATCTAAATCACCAGATATATCTATACCCAACCCAGTGCATACTTCATATACTGGTACTAAATCCTCAATATTTCCTTGAACTACCTCTTCTGCTGTTTTATCCTCAACAATCACTTTAGATTCGTCTTCAAAAACATCAATATCTTTTTTATTATCTAAAGTTTCCCTGAGCGGAAGTTCTTCTTTATTTCTATAGCTTTCAATTATTTTTATTAGATTTTTCTGGCTTTCATCCCGATTTCTGTACCAGTCCGTGGCCCATATTCTATGGAAATTCCATCCCAATCTTTTCAGTATTTCTTCTCGTAATCTATCCCGGTCACGAGACACTGGGGAGCTATTGTACATTGATCCATCACATTCTATTCCCAATAAATAATTAGAGGGATTGTCAGGGTCAACAACAGCTAAATCAATTTTAAAGCCTGCGCAACCTATTTGCATATCCACTTCATATCCCTGTCCTTTCAGGAATCTGTAAATTGAATTTTCAAAAGAAGATTCTGTTTTTGTTTTTTCTAAGGCTAAATCTGGTAAATATCCTGTGTCAGCATATTCTAAGAAGTCTTTTAAAGCCCTTAAACCAAATGGGGAGTTGGGTTTTATTTTGAGGTCTCGAGATTTGAAATTGGAAAAGACTACACATAACTCCCTAGCACGAGTTATAAGAACATTTAAACGGCGTTCCCCACCGTCATGATTAAGTGGTCCGAAGTTATTAGTTAAACGATGATTTTCATCAAATCCATAACCTACACTAATAAAAATAACATCTCTCTCATCTCCCTGGATTGTTTCCAGATTTTTAACAAAGAAATGTTCCTCATGACTGTCACTAAAATGTTTTTCCATTTCTGGGTTAAGTTTAAGTTGGAGTTCCAATTCTTCCAGGATGGCTTGCTGTTGTTTAACGTTAAAGGTACCTATACCTAGGCTTCTATCATTTCCAAATCGTTTGTAATGTTCAAAAGCAGTTTGCACAACAATTTTTGCTTCTTCTCGATTGGTAGAACTGTGACCTCTATCATAAACTGTTTCCGGGAGATATTTTAGTTTTAATCCTATTACTTCCGAGTCCCGGCAAGGTGAAGGATATATTAAAAGGTTGTCGTCATAAAATTCGTGATTGGACACTGCTATTAAGGATTCGTGCCTACTTCGATAGTGCCATCTTAACATTTTTGTGGGAAAACTACGTTTACATAGATGTAAAATACTTTCCATGTCTACAATGGATGCTAATTCGTAGGTTTCTTCCCGCCCGCTATCAATCATCATGTCAAAGAAAGATGTAGGAGGTAATTGTTTAGTATCGCCCATTATAACCGCTTTTTCGGCCCTTAAAAGTGCACCTAAAGCATCCTCAGGTTTTACTTGACTGGCTTCGTCAAAAATTACGAAATCAAATTTTAAACTTTTTATACTCATTGGATCCAGAAATTGGGCCACTGATAATGGGCTCATCATAAAACACGGTTTAATTCGTTGTATTAAACTTCCAGAAGAGGATAATAGTTTCCTTATAGGCATGTGTCCCCTCTTTCTGGAAAATTCGTTTAACAATATTCCAAGTTCCGAGTTAGGAGAAGCACCACCACGAACTGACGGTCTGCTTTCATAGAGCTTTTTGGCAATTCTTAATCTATTAAGAGATATTAGCTTATTATCCAGTTCTTTAAATTCGTGGATTTTGTTTTCATGCATACCTCCCACAAATTTAGATAGAATCGAGGTGCTTAAAAAGGCAATTTTAAGTAGAGAATCTGCGAAATTCCCCTTAAAACAGGGCACTATGTCATCAGGTTTAAGCCTATCCTCTTCTACTATTTCAATTATATGTCGAGCATGAGTCCGGGAAATATCTCGTTTAATTGAGGTATACTGAGACCAAACCTGTAACTTGGAAATTTCCCCTTCATATATGTTTAACTGAGAACGCATATCTTTGAGTGATGCTGCAACATTATTTTTAGTTAAAACTGATTCTTCTTCAAAATGCAGATATTCATCCAGTTTATCTATCAAATCCTGAAACTGTTTTTTTATCCAAGATATATCTTTTATTGATTTAGAGATCTCTGAACGTGTTTTTGGTGAAGAAAGTATGTCCAGGGATTTTTCACCTAAATTTCCATTTCTTAGAAGTTTTCTGATGGTTAAAATGTCATCAGATAAGTACATCAGAGCTTCAGGATCTCCATGCTCACCCTGCCATTTAGAACCGAAAAAACTTCTTCCAACTACTTCATTGGACCGAATATTATCACGAAGTTTTTTACACATTAAAAGATTTTTAATGTTATTAACCATTATTTTATCGTCTTCTGGGGGATTTTCAATATGTAAAGACATGGCTTTGCTCTTTATCTTACGATAATCTCCGCTTAAAGATTTTAAAAATCTGCCGGATAATCCCTCATATTCTGTGACCAAAGATTCCAGATCCTCGTCCAGCACATCCGGCATGAAACCGGTCAAAAATCCTTCTTTCTGTTGTTTGAAGTGTTTAACATCTTTAATAAGGGCATAAACTTCGGCTTTAGAATCTTCCCACTTTGAATCAAGTAAAATATTTTTATCAATAGGTTGTAGTGATAAAATAAGGTTAACAGTGCTAATAAAATCATTTAAATGTTTAAACGTGTCGGGAGAGTTTATCCCTGTCATATCAGCCAAATTTTTTACTTTATCTCTAAGATCATCCAATGTTTGTATGGATTTATCCAGTAAAAATTCTATATCCTCTAAATCAACCGGTAATATGGGATCAACATTACATTGGCGCCATGGATTTTCTTCTAGGGGCCGGACTAGTTTAAAGATTTGTGATAACTCATTTAATATAAATATGGAATGGTTCCATTCTTCAATTGTAAGTTTATCCGGATTTGGAAAATTGAAACGAGGCATTTTACGATTTATTTCCTCGAAATGATCAATTACTTCTTCTTTTATCCCAAATAAATGGAATGGTGTGAATCCTATTTCGCCCAGGGGTTGGTGGATGAACTGTACATAATCATTTAATTCAGACCGGAGTTCCTCTAACTTAGCAAACTCTTCGTCTAACTCTAATTTTATATCCTGACAACGATTTAATGTGCTTTGAAGTTCCAACAACACATCTTTTTTATTTGATTTTCTACTGTGGAGTTCTAGACAAAATTCTCCCAAACCTACATGGTCTAAACGGCTTTTAACTACTTCCAGTGCTGCCATTTTTTCACTGACAAATAAAATTGTTTTTCCGTGTGCCATAAGTTCAGCTATCAAATTGACGATAGTTTGGGATTTTCCAGTGCCCGGAGGCCCTTCCACCACCATATTTTTTTCCAGTTTCACATCCTCTATTACTGCAATCTGTGAAGAGTCAGCATCAACTACATGGAAAACATCTCGAGGTGAAAGTTTCAAGTCAACTTCATTTTCATGGAATTCTTCGTCATTTAAATCAGCATCTGGATCAAATATTGCCTTAATTATTGGACTTTTCTCTAAGGATATGTCTTCAGGCCAGCTTTCAGTTTGCAGATCTTTGAACATGACGAATTTCGTAAAACTGAAAAAGCCCAAATAAACATCATCTGTTATATTCCACGATTTTTTGGATTTTAATTCCTGTCTAACCCTTTCAAAATATTCAGTTACACATTCTTTAGTTTCCATCATTTCGAAGTCAGGTAATTCTATTCCT harbors:
- a CDS encoding SAM-dependent methyltransferase: MSNNRLCKNQYGHESSNMKNRQKRRPTSFWVQDPELVFGELKLKEGYYFLDIGCGTGDYSIHASKIVGDSGVVYALDIQKELINNLREKAYSEGFKNIKAIVSDMTCPLPIEDNSIDVCFISTVLHSIDLTKHGEMLFGEIHRVLKLDGRLVIIECKKEDLSRGPPMHMRISPEELENCVTSYGFRKLNLVDLGFNYMIQFGVKN
- a CDS encoding ATP-binding protein is translated as MKLAICGKGGSGKSTIAALLAKSFVKKGDSVLVIDTDESNFGLHRQLGVELPQDFTNYVGGKDAALKKIMDATPDWESISFFDEEWTISNIPPAYFSEKNGIKLIAIGKIHEVGEGCACTMGMLAKEFIGNLSLNSNEVVIIDTEAGIEHFGRAIEKDVDAILMIVDPSFESMKLSEKVVELSSSIGKPVYFVLNKVDETNEQFLRESITDQDMIIAAIPADTKLSLAGLKGEELITEIKEIQIMNKFLTENFKQ
- a CDS encoding protein kinase, giving the protein MINFQRKIDYNRLNEIIRLFAKYKFHNLLGESKLKGSFWRGLFKRYDADIDLDASAPERLRMVFEELGPTFVKLGQMLSTRPDLVGHKMADEFAKLQDDAKPFDFKIVKSTIEKELGKPLDLLFSNFNSEPVAAASIGQVHRAFLIDGTEVAIKIQRPGIQEIVDKDLVIMHHMAGLINKTIPSMRIFNIPVIVDEFEKSITKEMDYQLEARNTQNFGANFANDEGIYVPRIFSDYSTSLVLTMEFMHGNKMVNVLDNPDGFDDKLLAKRVAKSYFKQILEDGFFHADPHPGNMYVLENNVLCYIDFGMMGHIDNEFMANLGELFMHAIDYNADAVINQLIYMHIIDQTVDRQLLKRDIMDVFDRYYGASLQEMRLGNIMKDLAIPLIYKYQTHIPPEFTLIIRSVSLIEGVAYSLDPEFDATNVLKPMVKKILLKKISPENIVEFFKENMFELEHLVKNLPRHVNLLMGKIEESEIKIKYSEEFSDNLERISNKIVVAIIIAALLLGSSWIIQIDKGPMIFEMPILGFLGFAASGILGLGLIIYIVRFKNI